In a single window of the Notamacropus eugenii isolate mMacEug1 chromosome 4, mMacEug1.pri_v2, whole genome shotgun sequence genome:
- the LOC140502770 gene encoding zinc finger protein 74-like produces MFKDMAVDFTQEEWGLLDHALKELYKRVMLESARNLLSLELNAKFLSVLIPESSCPGLPVPREDMISYFEQREAPWMLKKKRLRRCCPEGEMRLKKKESAAELTLSVEETHKSR; encoded by the exons ATGTTCAAGGACATGGCTGTGGACTTCACCCAGGAGGAATGGGGCCTTTTGGACCATGCTCTGAAAGAGCTGTACAAGAGGGTCATGCTGGAGAGTGCCCGGAACCTGCTCTCCCTGG AACTGAATGCCAAGTTTCTCTCCGTGCTCATCCCTGAATCCTCATGTCCCGGGCTGCCTGTTCCCAGAGAAGATATGATCTCTTATTTTGAGCAAAGGGAAGCACCGTggatgctgaagaaaaaaaggctGAGGAGGTGCTGTCCAG aaggagagatgagactgaaaaagaaggaaagtgcTGCAGAGCTAACCCTGTCTGTGGAAGAAACTCACAAGTCAAGATGA